From the genome of Triticum aestivum cultivar Chinese Spring chromosome 1A, IWGSC CS RefSeq v2.1, whole genome shotgun sequence:
ATCTAAATGACGTGTGATGTGTGGTTACCATAGTTTCACCTTATTGTTTTTGGTTATAACTATTGCTGCATAACTCTTTAAAAGAATGTGCCGTGAATGTTTTTGATCATTACATGTGGGTATTCATGTGAAATTAAAATAATGACATTGTTGAACATAAGCCAACATTTGTGTTCTCCTTTGTTTTTACCAGATCAATTCTGACTTTCTGAGTTCCCTTTCTGGACACGTGCTCTTTGGATAACAAAGCACATGTTGCAATCTGACTGAATAACATGGGAGGGCCCATGTGTGATGTTAAGTCATGATAGTCTGATTTATATCTTGAAAACAGGATGGTCTGTCTAATCCATCTTTATAAATGGTCGGTTGTTACAGTAAATTGTGTTTTGGACTGTCACTAAGCTATTTTGCATGCTGCAATTTGCTCAAAACATCAAGCTGTGAGCCTGGGATTTATATGGAATCTGTATACTTGGTTATTTTTTGTTTTCTGATTTCAATGGCAAGAACTGTTTCCTTTTGTGTCCTGAATAAGACTAACATTGATCTAATAACATCTTTGTTTGGTCTGAACTTCAGGATGCAGAAGAAGCTGCAGAGAAAGCTGAAGCAGCTCAGAAGCGAGCCGCGGATATAGCTTCAGGTGCAGTGCAAATGAATGGCCGAGAGCTGTTCCAGCATGAACCCTGGGTGTTTGACAACAACATTTACTGAGACGACCAAATCCTGCAGAAACACAGAGCATATGTGTATGCCATGTTCACTGTCAGAATCCCACACCATAAGAGTTTGTACAAGCCATTTGAGCTCTGTTTTATGGAACCCGTACATTGTTTTGCTACTGATAAATGGGAACAAAGACAGTTCTCTACAATTTTTTTTCGTACTTTTCACATTTCAGAGCATCCAGATTTCGTGGAATGCTGAATATAGTGCATCATCCCGTTATAGCTCTTTCTCTCCCTTAAGGGCTTGCGGCTATGATTACTTTCTCGGTGCCTCGATATAACTGCATATGGTAGCTGTTGGCAGTAAAAAGAATAATCATTACTACAAATTACTCTTATTTCCCTTTTCCTAGTACCAAACAGCCAGTTAGCATATAACACTATTAGTTTGTTTGAAAAAAACTTGGTGAAAGAGGGGTGTTTGTATTGCAGCTTCATCGAGCCAAATGGTCCTGCGATCATCGTCATCCGAGCAATTCAAAAACACCACAATGGTTCACTGAAGAAGTATTTATGATGGGACAAAGATATCTGGAAGTGCTTACTGACTAGTGAATTTGAGATACTGGAAGTGGTTGGTCACAAATGAGCGAGAGATATTGGAAGATGATGTACTACGTGTTTGCTTTTCAGAAAAAACATGTTTC
Proteins encoded in this window:
- the LOC123050118 gene encoding zinc finger CCCH domain-containing protein 15 homolog isoform X2; the encoded protein is MGAQDEGSRRPPPPGPAPGQSAATAGTAPPPITPAQFLSWKQRKDAEEAAEKAEAAQKRAADIASGAVQMNGRELFQHEPWVFDNNIY